A genomic region of Staphylococcus roterodami contains the following coding sequences:
- the rpoD gene encoding RNA polymerase sigma factor RpoD, with translation MSDNTVKIKKQTIDPTLTLEDVKKQLIEKGKKEGHLSHEEIAEKLQNFDIDSDQMDDFFDQLNDNDISLVNEKDSSDTDEKLNPSDLSAPPGVKINDPVRMYLKEIGRVNLLSAQEEIELAKRIEQGDEVAKSRLAEANLRLVVSIAKRYVGRGMLFLDLIQEGNMGLIKAVEKFDFNKGFKFSTYATWWIRQAITRAIADQARTIRIPVHMVETINKLIRVQRQLLQDLGRDPAPEEIGEEMDLPAEKVREILKIAQEPVSLETPIGEEDDSHLGDFIEDQEAQSPSDHAAYELLKEQLEDVLDTLTDREENVLRLRFGLDDGRTRTLEEVGKVFGVTRERIRQIEAKALRKLRHPSRSKRLKDFMD, from the coding sequence ATGTCTGATAACACAGTTAAAATTAAAAAACAAACAATTGATCCGACTTTAACATTAGAAGATGTTAAGAAGCAATTAATTGAAAAAGGTAAAAAAGAGGGTCATTTAAGTCATGAAGAAATTGCTGAAAAACTTCAGAATTTTGATATAGACTCAGATCAAATGGATGATTTCTTTGATCAATTAAATGATAATGATATTTCATTAGTGAATGAAAAAGATAGTTCAGATACTGACGAGAAACTTAATCCAAGTGATCTTAGTGCCCCTCCAGGTGTTAAAATAAATGACCCAGTTCGTATGTATCTTAAAGAAATTGGTCGTGTAAACTTATTAAGTGCACAAGAAGAAATTGAATTAGCTAAGCGTATTGAACAAGGTGATGAAGTAGCAAAATCACGACTTGCCGAAGCTAACTTAAGATTAGTAGTAAGTATTGCTAAAAGATATGTAGGTCGTGGTATGTTATTCCTTGATTTAATTCAAGAAGGGAATATGGGGCTTATTAAAGCAGTTGAAAAATTTGACTTTAATAAAGGTTTTAAATTCTCAACTTATGCGACATGGTGGATTCGACAAGCTATCACTCGCGCAATTGCTGACCAAGCACGTACAATTCGTATCCCAGTGCATATGGTCGAAACAATTAACAAATTAATTCGTGTACAACGTCAACTTTTACAAGATTTAGGTCGTGATCCAGCACCTGAAGAAATTGGCGAAGAAATGGACTTACCAGCTGAAAAAGTTCGTGAAATTTTAAAAATTGCTCAAGAACCAGTTTCTTTAGAAACACCAATTGGTGAAGAAGATGACAGTCATCTAGGCGACTTTATTGAAGACCAAGAAGCGCAAAGCCCATCAGACCATGCTGCATATGAATTATTGAAAGAACAATTAGAAGATGTGCTTGATACATTAACAGATAGAGAAGAAAATGTATTACGTCTAAGATTTGGTCTAGATGATGGTAGAACAAGAACACTTGAAGAAGTTGGGAAAGTTTTCGGAGTAACACGTGAACGTATCCGTCAAATTGAAGCAAAAGCACTTAGAAAATTAAGACATCCAAGTC
- the dnaG gene encoding DNA primase, with protein sequence MRIDQSIINEIKDKTDILDLVSEYVKLEKRGRNYIGLCPFHDEKTPSFTVSEDKQICHCFGCKKGGNVFQFTQEIKDISFVEAVKELGDRVNVSVDIETTQTNSNIQIASEDLQMIEMHELIQEFYYYALTKTVEGEQALAYLQERGFTDALIKERGIGFAPDSSHFCHDFLQKKGYDIELAYEAGLLSRNEENFSYYDRFRNRIMFPLKNAQGRIVGYSGRTYTGQEPKYLNSPETPIFQKRKLLYNLDKARKTIRKIDEIVLLEGFMDVIKSDTAGLKNVVATMGTQLSDEHITFIRKLTSNITLMFDGDFAGSEATLKTGQHLLQQGLNVFVIQLPTGMDPDEYIGKYGDEAFNAFVKNDKKSFAHYKVGILKDEIAHNDLSYERYLKEISHDISLMKSSILQQKALNDVAPYFNINPEQLANEIQFNQSTANYFPEDDYGGYIESEPLGIAQFDNLNRHEKAERAFLKHLMRDKDTFLNYYQSVEKDNFTNQHFKYVFNILHDFYAENDQYNISDAVQYVDSNELRETLISLEQYSLNDEPYEHEIDDYVNVINENGQETVESLNHKLREATRIGDIELQKYYLQQIVAKNKERM encoded by the coding sequence TTGCGAATAGATCAATCGATCATTAATGAAATAAAAGATAAAACTGACATTTTAGACTTAGTAAGTGAATATGTAAAATTAGAAAAGAGAGGACGCAATTATATAGGTTTGTGTCCTTTTCATGATGAAAAGACGCCTTCATTTACAGTATCCGAAGATAAACAAATATGTCATTGCTTTGGTTGTAAAAAAGGTGGCAATGTTTTTCAATTTACTCAAGAAATAAAAGATATATCATTTGTTGAAGCGGTTAAAGAGTTAGGGGATAGAGTTAACGTATCAGTTGACATAGAGACGACTCAAACTAACTCCAACATACAAATTGCTTCTGAAGATTTACAAATGATAGAAATGCATGAATTGATTCAAGAATTTTATTATTACGCATTAACGAAAACAGTAGAAGGCGAGCAAGCTTTAGCATATTTACAAGAACGAGGATTTACTGATGCGCTCATAAAAGAGCGGGGTATTGGTTTTGCACCTGATAGCTCACATTTTTGTCATGATTTCCTTCAAAAAAAGGGATATGACATTGAATTGGCATATGAAGCAGGTTTGCTTTCTCGTAATGAAGAGAATTTTAGTTATTATGATAGGTTTAGAAACCGAATAATGTTCCCCTTGAAGAATGCACAAGGAAGAATTGTGGGATATTCAGGCAGAACATATACAGGACAAGAGCCTAAGTATTTAAATAGTCCAGAAACACCTATTTTTCAGAAAAGAAAGTTGCTATATAATTTAGATAAAGCACGTAAAACTATACGTAAGATAGATGAAATTGTTTTATTAGAAGGGTTTATGGATGTTATAAAATCTGATACAGCAGGTTTGAAAAATGTTGTTGCGACGATGGGGACTCAGTTGTCAGATGAGCATATAACATTTATACGTAAATTGACTTCAAATATAACATTAATGTTTGACGGTGATTTTGCTGGTAGTGAAGCGACTCTTAAAACAGGACAACATTTGTTACAGCAAGGGTTAAATGTTTTTGTAATTCAGTTACCTACTGGAATGGATCCGGACGAATATATTGGAAAATATGGTGACGAAGCTTTCAACGCTTTTGTTAAAAATGACAAAAAATCATTTGCACATTATAAAGTAGGAATATTGAAAGATGAAATTGCACATAATGACCTTTCATATGAACGTTATTTAAAAGAAATAAGTCACGATATTTCACTTATGAAATCTTCAATTTTACAACAAAAAGCATTAAATGATGTTGCACCATATTTTAATATTAATCCTGAACAATTAGCAAACGAGATTCAATTTAACCAATCAACAGCAAACTATTTTCCAGAAGATGATTATGGTGGTTATATAGAATCAGAGCCGCTTGGTATAGCGCAATTTGATAATTTAAATCGTCACGAAAAGGCAGAACGTGCATTTCTCAAACATTTAATGCGCGATAAAGATACTTTTTTAAATTATTATCAAAGTGTTGAAAAAGACAACTTTACGAATCAGCACTTTAAATACGTATTTAATATTTTGCATGATTTTTATGCAGAAAATGACCAATATAATATCAGTGATGCAGTACAATATGTGGATTCTAATGAGCTCAGGGAAACACTTATAAGCTTGGAACAATATAGTTTAAATGATGAACCATATGAACATGAAATTGATGATTACGTCAATGTCATAAATGAAAATGGTCAAGAGACGGTTGAGTCACTAAATCATAAATTAAGGGAAGCAACTAGAATAGGTGATATTGAACTACAAAAATATTACTTGCAACAAATAGTTGCTAAAAATAAAGAGCGAATGTAA
- a CDS encoding kinase/pyrophosphorylase codes for MENIKIIVASDSIGETAELVARAGISQFNPKQCKNELLRYPYIESFEDVDEVIQVARDTNAIIVYTLIKPEMKQYMSDKVAEYQLKSVDIMGPLMDLLSESVEEEPYNEPGIVHRLDDAYFKKIDAIEFAVKYDDGKDPKGLPKADIVLLGISRTSKTPLSQYLAHKSYKVMNVPIVPEVTPPDGLYDIDPKKCIALKISEEKLNKIRKERLKQLGLGDTARYATEARIQEELDYFEEIVSEIGCTVIDVSQKAIEETANDIIHYIEQNKSK; via the coding sequence TTGGAAAATATTAAAATTATAGTAGCCTCTGATTCTATTGGAGAAACAGCAGAATTAGTCGCAAGAGCTGGTATTTCACAGTTTAATCCTAAACAATGTAAAAATGAATTATTAAGGTATCCATATATAGAATCATTTGAAGATGTTGATGAAGTGATTCAAGTTGCTAGAGATACGAATGCCATTATAGTATACACACTTATCAAACCAGAAATGAAACAATACATGAGTGATAAAGTGGCAGAATATCAATTGAAATCTGTTGATATCATGGGTCCCTTAATGGATTTATTATCAGAGTCAGTTGAGGAAGAACCGTATAATGAACCTGGTATTGTTCATCGATTAGATGATGCATACTTTAAGAAAATAGACGCTATAGAATTTGCGGTAAAATATGATGATGGTAAAGATCCTAAAGGTTTGCCAAAAGCAGATATTGTATTACTTGGTATTTCGAGAACGTCAAAGACACCGTTATCTCAATATTTAGCACATAAAAGTTACAAAGTAATGAACGTTCCAATCGTTCCGGAAGTAACACCACCCGATGGACTGTATGATATTGATCCGAAAAAGTGTATTGCTCTAAAAATTAGTGAAGAAAAATTAAATAAAATTCGAAAAGAACGTTTAAAACAATTAGGTTTAGGTGACACTGCTAGATATGCGACTGAAGCACGTATACAAGAAGAGTTGGATTACTTTGAAGAAATTGTAAGCGAAATAGGATGCACAGTTATAGACGTTTCACAAAAAGCAATTGAAGAAACAGCAAACGACATTATCCATTATATTGAACAAAATAAATCGAAATGA
- a CDS encoding helix-turn-helix transcriptional regulator gives MELSQRQERIIEIVKTKGPITGEQIADKLNLTRATLRPDLAILTMSGFLEARPRVGYYYSGKSKDKFFNDKLRQYEVKDYMSQPVVLRENTTVYDAICTIFLEDVSTLFIINEENDFVGVCSRKDLLRASMIGADIHTVPISVNMTRMPNVTYLEESELVIYAADQMIEKEIDSIPIVRKKHNHKFEVIGRISKTTIAKLLVALYKE, from the coding sequence ATAGAACTCAGTCAAAGACAAGAACGAATCATCGAAATTGTTAAAACTAAAGGACCTATTACTGGCGAACAAATAGCAGACAAATTAAATTTAACAAGAGCAACACTTAGACCAGATTTAGCCATACTAACAATGTCAGGTTTTTTAGAAGCACGTCCCCGAGTTGGATATTATTATTCAGGCAAATCTAAAGACAAATTTTTTAATGATAAGTTAAGACAATACGAAGTAAAAGACTATATGTCTCAACCAGTTGTTCTTAGAGAGAACACAACAGTATATGATGCTATTTGCACAATTTTTTTAGAAGATGTTAGCACATTATTTATTATAAATGAAGAAAATGATTTTGTTGGCGTATGTTCTAGGAAAGATTTATTAAGAGCATCAATGATAGGTGCAGATATTCATACAGTACCAATCAGTGTTAATATGACTCGTATGCCAAATGTAACTTATTTAGAAGAAAGTGAATTAGTCATATATGCCGCTGACCAAATGATTGAAAAAGAGATAGATTCTATCCCGATTGTTAGAAAAAAGCACAATCATAAATTTGAAGTCATTGGAAGAATTTCAAAAACAACAATAGCTAAATTATTAGTAGCATTATATAAAGAATAG
- a CDS encoding glycine--tRNA ligase, with the protein MAKDMDTIVSLAKHRGFVFPGSDIYGGLSNTWDYGPLGVELKNNVKKAWWQKFITQSPFNVGIDAAILMNPKVWEASGHLNNFNDPMIDNKDSKIRYRADKLIEDYMQDVKGDENFIADGLSFEQMKKIIDDEGIVCPVSKTANWTEIRQFNLMFKTFQGVTEDSTNEIFLRPETAQGIFVNYKNVQRSMRKKLPFGIGQIGKSFRNEITPGNFIFRTREFEQMELEFFCKPGEEIEWQNYWKTFASEWLTSLNMSTENMRLRDHDEDELSHYSNATTDIEYKFPFGWGELWGIASRTDFDLRKHAEHSGEDFRYHDPETNEKYIPYCIEPSLGADRVTLAFLCDAYDEEGVEGSKDARTVLHFHPALAPYKAAILPLSKKLSGEAIKIFEQLSSKFSIDFDESQSIGKRYRRQDEIGTPYCVTFDFDSLEDNQVTVRDRDSMEQVRMPISELEAFLTEKTKF; encoded by the coding sequence ATGGCAAAAGATATGGATACAATCGTTTCATTAGCAAAACACAGAGGTTTCGTGTTCCCTGGTAGTGATATTTACGGTGGTTTATCAAACACTTGGGATTACGGTCCACTAGGTGTTGAATTAAAAAACAATGTAAAAAAAGCATGGTGGCAAAAATTTATCACACAATCACCTTTTAACGTTGGTATCGATGCTGCAATTTTAATGAATCCAAAAGTATGGGAAGCATCTGGTCACTTAAACAACTTTAACGACCCTATGATTGATAATAAAGACAGTAAAATTCGTTATCGTGCAGATAAATTAATTGAAGATTACATGCAAGATGTTAAAGGCGATGAAAACTTTATTGCAGATGGTTTAAGCTTTGAACAAATGAAAAAGATTATTGATGATGAAGGTATTGTTTGTCCTGTAAGTAAAACTGCTAACTGGACTGAAATTCGTCAATTCAATTTAATGTTTAAAACATTCCAAGGTGTTACCGAAGATTCTACAAATGAAATTTTCTTACGCCCTGAAACTGCACAAGGTATTTTTGTAAACTATAAAAATGTGCAACGTTCTATGCGTAAAAAATTACCATTTGGTATTGGTCAAATTGGTAAATCGTTCCGTAATGAAATCACACCTGGTAACTTCATCTTTAGAACAAGAGAATTCGAACAAATGGAACTTGAATTCTTCTGTAAACCTGGAGAAGAAATTGAATGGCAAAATTACTGGAAAACATTTGCAAGTGAATGGTTAACTAGCTTAAATATGAGCACTGAAAATATGCGTTTACGTGATCATGACGAAGATGAACTTTCACATTATTCAAATGCTACAACTGATATTGAATATAAATTCCCATTTGGTTGGGGCGAACTATGGGGTATTGCTAGTCGTACTGATTTCGACTTACGTAAACATGCCGAACATTCTGGCGAAGATTTCAGATATCATGATCCAGAAACAAACGAAAAGTATATTCCTTATTGTATCGAACCATCTCTTGGTGCAGATCGTGTTACTTTAGCATTCTTATGTGATGCATATGATGAAGAAGGCGTTGAAGGTAGTAAAGATGCTCGTACAGTTCTACACTTCCACCCTGCATTAGCACCATATAAAGCAGCGATTTTACCATTAAGTAAAAAATTATCTGGTGAAGCGATTAAAATTTTCGAACAATTAAGTTCTAAATTCTCAATTGACTTCGATGAATCACAATCAATCGGTAAAAGATACCGTCGTCAAGATGAAATCGGTACACCTTACTGTGTAACATTTGACTTTGATTCATTAGAAGATAATCAAGTTACAGTACGTGACAGAGATTCTATGGAACAAGTTCGTATGCCAATTTCAGAGTTAGAAGCATTCTTAACAGAAAAAACTAAATTCTAA
- the recO gene encoding DNA repair protein RecO: MRQKGIIIKAVDYGESDKIITILNEHGAKVPLMARRAKKVKTGLQAQTQMFVYGLFIYNQWRGMGTLNSVDVISQHYKLQMDLYVSSYASLAAETIDRSMDEGDIAPYNYQLLQFVLSKIDEGTSAQLMSVIVMLKCMNRFGFTASFDHCVVSGNLTQADLVGYSFKFDGAISKQEAFKDPHAVILSNKTLYLLDVLQKLPIDKMNALNIHQDIIDEMSDLILMLYREYAGLFFKSQKLINQLKRLEQ, from the coding sequence ATGCGCCAAAAAGGGATCATTATCAAAGCAGTCGATTATGGAGAATCTGATAAAATCATAACGATTTTAAATGAACACGGGGCTAAAGTACCACTAATGGCAAGACGAGCTAAAAAGGTCAAAACTGGTTTACAAGCTCAAACACAAATGTTTGTATATGGTTTATTTATTTATAATCAATGGCGAGGTATGGGAACATTGAATTCTGTTGATGTAATTAGTCAGCATTATAAGTTACAAATGGACCTTTATGTGAGTAGTTATGCATCTTTAGCAGCTGAAACAATTGATCGATCTATGGATGAAGGCGACATAGCACCATATAATTATCAATTACTACAATTTGTACTTTCTAAAATAGACGAAGGTACATCTGCTCAGTTAATGTCCGTAATTGTAATGTTAAAATGTATGAATCGTTTTGGATTCACAGCATCTTTTGACCATTGTGTTGTAAGTGGTAATTTAACACAAGCTGATTTAGTTGGTTATAGTTTTAAATTTGATGGTGCTATATCTAAGCAAGAAGCTTTCAAAGATCCGCATGCTGTTATTTTATCGAATAAAACGTTATATCTTTTAGATGTATTGCAAAAGTTACCAATAGATAAAATGAATGCATTAAATATACATCAAGATATTATAGACGAAATGTCAGACTTAATATTAATGCTTTATCGAGAATATGCTGGTCTGTTTTTTAAAAGTCAGAAATTAATTAACCAATTAAAAAGATTAGAACAATAA
- the era gene encoding GTPase Era: protein MTEHKSGFVSIIGRPNVGKSTFMNRVIGHKIAIMSDKAQTTRNKIQGVMTRDDAQIIFIDTPGIHKPKHKLGDYMMKVAKNTLSEIDAIMFMVNANEDIGRGDEYIMEMLKNVKTPVFLVLNKIDLVHPDELMPKIEQYQTYMNFTEIVPISALEGLNVDHFIDVLKTYLPEGPKYYPDDQISDHPEQFVVGEIIREKILHLTSEEIPHAIGVNVDRMVKESEDRVHIEATIYVERDSQKGIVIGKGGKKLKEVGKRARRDIEMLLGSKVYIELWVKVQRDWRNKVNFIRQIGYVEDQD from the coding sequence ATGACAGAACATAAATCAGGATTTGTTTCAATTATAGGTAGACCAAATGTAGGGAAATCTACATTTATGAATAGAGTAATTGGACATAAAATTGCAATTATGTCTGATAAGGCACAGACAACAAGAAATAAAATTCAAGGTGTAATGACTAGAGATGATGCTCAAATTATTTTCATAGATACACCGGGAATTCATAAGCCTAAACATAAATTAGGTGATTATATGATGAAAGTTGCTAAAAATACTTTATCTGAAATAGATGCCATTATGTTTATGGTTAATGCTAATGAAGATATTGGGCGTGGCGATGAGTACATTATGGAAATGTTGAAAAATGTTAAGACACCGGTATTTTTAGTATTAAATAAAATTGATTTAGTACATCCAGATGAGCTTATGCCTAAAATTGAACAATATCAAACATATATGAATTTTACAGAAATTGTACCTATTTCAGCATTGGAAGGTTTAAATGTAGATCATTTTATCGATGTATTGAAAACGTATTTACCAGAAGGTCCAAAATATTATCCTGATGATCAAATTTCAGACCATCCAGAGCAATTTGTTGTAGGTGAAATTATTCGTGAAAAAATATTGCATTTAACAAGTGAAGAAATACCTCATGCAATTGGTGTAAATGTAGATCGAATGGTTAAAGAGAGTGAAGACCGCGTACATATCGAAGCGACAATTTATGTTGAAAGAGATTCTCAAAAAGGAATAGTCATCGGTAAAGGCGGTAAAAAGTTAAAAGAAGTTGGGAAACGAGCAAGACGTGATATTGAAATGTTGCTTGGTTCAAAAGTATATATAGAGCTTTGGGTAAAAGTTCAAAGAGATTGGCGAAATAAAGTGAATTTTATACGTCAAATTGGATATGTTGAAGATCAAGATTAA
- the cdd gene encoding cytidine deaminase, protein MSYQPHYFQEVRKAQQESYSPYSNFKVGAYLKAKDGRTFYGTNVENASYPLSICAERASLVSAISQGYRPGDFESITVTVDADKPSSPCGACRQVLKELCDDDMPVYMTNHKGDMVMMTVAELLPFGFSGKDLK, encoded by the coding sequence ATGAGTTATCAACCTCATTATTTTCAAGAAGTTAGAAAAGCACAACAAGAATCATATTCGCCATATAGCAATTTTAAAGTAGGGGCTTATTTAAAAGCGAAAGATGGTAGAACGTTTTATGGCACAAATGTAGAAAATGCATCATATCCATTATCAATTTGTGCAGAAAGAGCAAGTTTAGTATCGGCTATTTCACAAGGGTATCGACCAGGAGATTTTGAATCAATCACAGTGACTGTAGATGCTGATAAACCTTCATCACCATGTGGTGCATGCCGTCAAGTGTTAAAAGAATTATGCGATGATGATATGCCGGTATATATGACAAATCATAAAGGTGACATGGTAATGATGACAGTCGCAGAATTACTCCCATTTGGTTTTTCAGGAAAGGATTTAAAATAG
- a CDS encoding diacylglycerol kinase family protein, with protein sequence MKRFKYALDGLKILIQKDYKFLLHVFAMIVVIVFGFVFNINQIEWLFILIAIALVLTVEALNTAIEYVVDLVTVEYHEFAKYAKDIAAFSVLIVSILAVIIGLIVFVPHFIALF encoded by the coding sequence ATGAAAAGGTTCAAATATGCACTTGATGGACTAAAAATCTTAATTCAAAAAGACTATAAATTTTTATTACATGTGTTTGCTATGATAGTTGTAATAGTTTTTGGTTTCGTTTTTAATATTAATCAAATTGAATGGCTATTTATACTTATCGCCATTGCATTAGTTTTAACTGTAGAAGCATTAAATACAGCAATTGAATATGTTGTTGATTTAGTAACAGTTGAATATCATGAATTTGCAAAATATGCTAAAGATATAGCAGCATTTAGTGTTCTTATAGTTTCGATTTTAGCAGTAATCATTGGCTTGATTGTATTTGTACCACATTTTATAGCGTTATTTTAG
- the ybeY gene encoding rRNA maturation RNase YbeY, giving the protein MFTIDFSDHTGLVKDDWYRQIEDLLEFAKNEEHIEDDAELSVTFVDKKEIQEINRTYRDKDKVTDVISFALEEDEPEIDFSDLDIPRVLGDIIICTDVAQEQADNYGHSFERELGFLALHGFLHLLGYDHMTESDEREMFGRQDAILNAYGLTRD; this is encoded by the coding sequence ATGTTTACGATAGATTTTAGCGATCATACTGGATTAGTTAAAGATGATTGGTATAGACAAATTGAGGATTTACTCGAGTTTGCTAAAAATGAAGAACATATTGAAGATGATGCTGAACTGTCTGTGACATTTGTTGATAAAAAGGAAATTCAAGAAATTAATCGAACTTATCGTGATAAGGATAAAGTTACAGATGTCATTTCATTTGCATTAGAAGAAGATGAGCCAGAAATAGACTTTAGTGATTTAGATATTCCACGTGTACTTGGAGACATAATTATTTGCACGGATGTTGCTCAAGAACAAGCGGATAATTATGGACATTCTTTTGAACGAGAGTTAGGATTTTTAGCATTACACGGATTTTTACATCTATTAGGTTATGATCACATGACAGAATCGGATGAAAGAGAAATGTTTGGTCGACAAGATGCAATATTAAATGCATATGGCCTTACGCGAGACTAG
- a CDS encoding PhoH family protein — protein MPGIIQIDDMNQSQALIGNNDEHLKAIEESFDVVIHARGQEVAVKGINIENVEKAESVLINLLKVIELGNNITIKDVEAAIKMAQNNTIQHLLDLYDEEITKDAFGKTIRAKTMGQRLYVNAMKNNDLVFGIGPAGTGKTFLAVVYAAKQLRKGSVKRIVLTRPAVEAGESLGFLPGDLKEKVDPYLRPLYDGLYTVLGREQTERFIERGIIEIAPLAYMRGRTLEDAFVILDEAQNTTHAQMKMFLTRLGFGSKMVVTGDQTQIDLPKGVKSGLKEAVNRLRNVKGISILKLDQSDVVRHPLVSKIIEQYEGEN, from the coding sequence ATGCCTGGAATTATACAAATAGACGATATGAACCAATCTCAAGCTTTGATAGGTAATAATGATGAACATTTAAAAGCAATTGAAGAGAGTTTCGATGTTGTCATCCATGCAAGAGGACAAGAAGTAGCCGTTAAAGGTATAAATATTGAAAATGTTGAAAAAGCTGAATCTGTATTAATCAATTTGCTAAAAGTTATTGAGTTAGGTAATAATATAACAATTAAAGACGTTGAAGCGGCTATAAAAATGGCCCAAAATAATACAATACAACATTTATTAGATTTATATGATGAAGAAATAACAAAAGATGCTTTTGGTAAAACGATTCGAGCAAAGACAATGGGGCAACGGTTATATGTCAATGCTATGAAAAATAATGATTTAGTTTTTGGCATTGGTCCTGCAGGCACAGGCAAGACTTTTTTAGCTGTAGTATACGCAGCAAAACAACTTCGTAAAGGTTCTGTAAAACGTATCGTGTTAACTAGACCTGCTGTTGAAGCTGGAGAGTCCCTTGGTTTCTTGCCAGGTGATTTAAAAGAAAAAGTAGACCCTTACTTAAGACCATTATATGATGGGTTATATACTGTTCTAGGTCGAGAACAAACAGAACGTTTCATTGAAAGAGGGATTATTGAAATTGCACCACTTGCATATATGCGTGGTCGAACTTTAGAGGATGCTTTCGTGATACTTGATGAAGCTCAGAATACGACACATGCACAGATGAAAATGTTTTTAACAAGATTAGGCTTTGGTTCTAAAATGGTTGTAACCGGAGACCAAACTCAAATTGACTTGCCCAAAGGTGTTAAAAGTGGTCTGAAAGAAGCAGTTAACAGATTACGCAATGTAAAGGGGATTAGTATTTTAAAGCTAGATCAAAGTGATGTTGTTAGACATCCATTAGTAAGTAAAATCATTGAACAATATGAAGGAGAGAATTAA
- a CDS encoding iron transporter, which yields MSVGILIFVISVIISIITTMRENSHKDRQNQKPPQKTSTDNEPKKGGFFEEIERTFKEISEELNEEEKKSSKRKYDDTLPPLFDELPKEEPKSKPTVEPMAPKKQPELKPMKEKPITVPRTEPVEQKQRPSRQDNSDEIRRQLEKSLRDDIKTIRSDIDKEKEKQIAKMEKRARDIIEDKYLSERTKRLKLKQLLNSQNVEKGMTKSAFQFDNDEVINGMIWSEILAKPKQL from the coding sequence ATGAGTGTCGGTATTCTAATTTTTGTCATATCAGTGATCATTTCTATCATTACCACTATGCGCGAAAATAGTCATAAAGATAGACAAAATCAAAAGCCACCTCAAAAAACATCTACCGATAATGAACCAAAAAAAGGTGGCTTTTTTGAAGAAATTGAGCGAACGTTTAAAGAAATAAGTGAAGAATTAAATGAAGAAGAAAAGAAATCATCGAAAAGAAAATATGATGATACGTTACCACCTTTATTCGATGAACTTCCAAAAGAAGAGCCTAAATCGAAACCGACTGTAGAACCTATGGCACCTAAAAAGCAACCAGAATTAAAACCAATGAAAGAGAAACCAATAACAGTGCCTAGAACAGAACCGGTGGAACAGAAACAACGCCCTTCTAGACAAGATAATTCTGACGAAATTAGACGTCAATTAGAAAAATCACTTAGAGATGATATTAAAACGATTCGTAGCGATATAGACAAAGAAAAAGAAAAGCAAATTGCTAAAATGGAAAAACGTGCTCGTGATATTATTGAAGATAAATATTTATCAGAGCGTACAAAACGTTTGAAATTAAAACAATTACTTAATTCTCAAAATGTTGAAAAAGGTATGACTAAATCAGCTTTCCAATTTGATAACGATGAAGTTATCAATGGCATGATATGGTCAGAAATTTTAGCTAAACCAAAACAGTTATAA